GCAGTTCACTGATCTCGTTAGGTCCGACAATGGCTTTGAACACATAGAGCGGAGAGGTACCGATATCGCCGTAGATGATCCCCAGGGCCACGATCAGGCCGGCCAGGGTAGCTTTATTGAAATCTTTTACCACGCTTAATAATATAAGATGAAACTGCGGTTACATCTGGTCATGAAAGAAATGGCAGATGAAAGGCAGGTTCAAATTTAGTGATAATTACGAATTATCCATGTGAATAAAACGGCTATAAAAAAAGAGAGGCCCTGCGGTTAGCAGGACCTCTCGGAAATATTTACCTATGATGTGGTATTAGTTGGCAGGAGCCAGATCTACAGTACCTGCATCACCAGGAGTGTTTTGTTTGATGAAGCGACCGCGGTCGATACCTTGTTTTTCAGCCAGGTAATCGATCACAGCGTCCACACGGCGGGAGCTCAGGTCAACACCACCTTTCTTGCCTTTGGCACCAGCGTGGCCGGTAACCAGTACATTACAGGAAGGATTCTGACGCAGTGTGTTTGCTACGCTACCCAGAACAGCTTCGAAATCGCTGGAGATACGGGTAGAGCTACCTTTGAAAGATACGCTGGGCAGTACCAGGCTGGCGCAGGAGAACGTCTGGATGTTCTTGCAGCACTCAGGATCCGGGCATTTACCAACACCATCGGCATCAACCGGCTGGCAATAAGTAGGTGTGATCAGTTCTTTGTCTTTGTAGTCAGGAACACCGTCACCGTCAGTATCTTTAGCTACACCGTGAGAATCAACGGGAGCACCTGCAGGTGTGTTAGGCTCGCGGTCGAACTGGTCTGTTACACCGTCACCGTCAGCATCAGGCAGTACCGGAGTCGGCAGCTTCATGCGGCGGGGGCTGTTCAGCTCGTTGTAAGCGAAGTCCATCGGATTAACCCACCAAAGCGGTTCAACACGTTTGTTGGGGTTACCCAGGTTGAAGTTCAGACGCAGGCTGGTGTAAGAGATGATGTCTTTGCTGGCATCATATACACCGGAATTGTAGCCATCCATGTAATCATCGAAAGGCATGGTAACTTTCTGTTCAACGCCGATGTTGAAGCGTTTAGACACTTTGAATGCGATACCGGTACCCAGGTTCAGTGCGTGACGGAGCAACTGGTTGTCGTCGTTACGGCCGATCTGGATCCTGTTGCCCTGAGAAGGAGCATTTTGCTCGTAATCTTTGTCATTCAGGTCTTTCAGCGCGTCGCGGATGTCTTTCTTTTTACCACCGAAGTTGATACCGCTGTAGTCATAAGCAGCAGTACCATTCAGGGCGTCCACGTCTACGTCAGCAGCCAGGATGCTGTAACCGGCCAATACGTACCAGTTAACTTTAGGCTGTGATTTGTAGAACAGGATGTTGCTCAGGGAGGCGATCATGTCCAAAGACAGTGCGTGGGTAGCTGACTTGTAATTGGGAACGATGTTGCCGCTGTTATTGCCTGCGGTTGCAGCCCATGCATTGGAGTTTGCATAGTTTGCAGGTTTCAACTGGTAATCCAGACCATAGTCAAAAGAACCAGTGTACTCACCTCTGATAGAGAAAGTATGACCGAGAGCTTTTCTTAAAGAGAAACCGCCGCCAAAACCGGGCAGAGCAGCTACATCACCTTTGATGAAGTGGTAACCGCCGTGGAAACCAAGTTCCCACATATTTCTTGGTTTGGCCGGGTAGTCGGATTGGTTGTTTCTGAAGCTGTTAAACTGCTCCATATTACGAGCCGAAACTTTGGAGGAGTCCAGGGCATCATAATTGGGTTTAACCTGCGCAAAACCAGGAGATGCAGCCAGAAGGGTCATTGCACCTGCCAGTAGTAAGTACTTTTTGCTTGCCATAATTGTTTTTTTATTTAAAAACTGTTAAAGATTTTACAATTAACGCGTTTTTTACCAAGCAAAGGTAAAAATCCTAAATGAATATACAAATTTTTCTTGCGATTTTATTTGCATTGGTAAGTGCCTCAAAATTAGGGTATAATTAAAACATCCTTAAAAGAACTTCCGGGGCTTAACTACAAATTCGGGGCCAAATTATCGAAATATGATATTTTAGGGCTAGCTTAGCGAACCTTTTTATTTAACACATGGAGGAAATTAAACAACTGATCGGGAAGGAATTACAGGATTTCGAAGGAAAGTTCGCAGACGCGGTGAAAAGTGATGTTCCCTTGCTGGACAGGATCATGCACTACATCGTTAAACGAAAGGGTAAACAGATCAGGCCCATGTTCGTCATCCTGTCCGCACGCCTGTTCAATGACAGCATTAATGAGGACACTTACCGTGCCGCCGCCCTCGTGGAGCTCCTCCACACCGCTACCCTCGTGCATGATGACGTGGTGGACGACTCCCTGGAACGCCGTGGCTTCTTTTCCGTGAACGCCCTCTGGAAGAACAAGATCGCCGTACTGGTCGGGGACTACCTGCTGACCAAAGGCCTGTTGCTGTCCCTCAATAATAACGACTACCGCACCCTCCAGATACTTTCCATGGCCGTAAAGGAAATGAGCGAAGGCGAACTGTTGCAGATCGAAAAGACCCGCCGCCTGGATATCAAGGAAGATATCTATTTCGAGATCATACGCCGCAAAACGGCCTCCCTCCTCGCCTCCGCCTGCGCCGCCGGCGCCTGGAGCACCTCCGCCTCGGAAGATCATACCGAAAAAATGCGCCTCTTCGGCGAAAAAGTAGGGATCGCCTTCCAGATCAAGGACGACCTGTTCGATTACGGCGCCGCCAACATCGGCAAACCCACCGGCATCGATATCAGGGAAAAGAAAATGACATTGCCGCTGATCTACACCCTCCAGCACGCCCCCCGGGAACAGAAAAGATATATCATTAATATAGTCAGGAACCACAATAAGGATAAAGACAAAGTCAACGAAGTGATCGAAATGGTGAAGGAAAGCGGCGGTATAGCCTATACACAGCAAAAAATGCTGGAATACCGCGACGAAGCCCTGACCATTCTGCACCAGCTTCCCGGCAGCGAGGTCCGCTCCGGGCTGGAGTCCCTGGTCCGCTTTACCACGGACCGGAAGTTTTGACCTGCTTGCAGAGCAGGATAATTCCACGTTTTGGCGTAAAGTATCCCCCGGAAAGGGATAATATGCCAATCATCCTTATATTACAACCGAGACTGATTGAACATTGGAAGCATCTTCCGCAAGCAAGAATTCATGCAGAAACGCTGGACCGTTAAGAAATATCAACCACGAGAAGAACAACTGCTGCAGGCAGCTTTGCGCATTCATCCCTTACTTTGCAGATTACTGGTACAACGCGGTATCAGGAAATTCGATGAAGCCAAACAATTTTTCCGCCCTACACTGGACGATCTCCACGATCCCTGGCTGATGAAAGACATGGACCGGGCCATCTCCCGCCTGGAACTGGCCTTTTTCCGGCAGGAAAAAATTCTCGTTTACGGGGATTATGATGTGGATGGCACCACCGCCGTAGCCACCGTCTACAGTTTCCTGCACTCCATATATAATAACCTGGAATTTTATGTGCCGCACCGTTACCGGGAAGGATACGGCGTATCCATGCAGGGCATTACCTATGCCCATGAGCATGATTTCAGCCTCATAGTGGCGCTGGACTGCGGTATCAAATCCGTGGAGCATATCGCCTATGCCCGGTCCCTCGGCATCGATTTTATCGTCTGCGACCACCATTTGCCGGATACCACGCTGCCGGATGCCGTGGCCATCCTCAACCCGAAACAGGATGACTGCCCCTATCCCTACAAGGAACTGAGCGGATGCGGTATCGGCTTCAAACTGATCTCCGCCCTGGCACAGAAAAAAGGCATCCCGATGACGGAGGTGTATCAGTATCTGGACCTGGTGGCCACCAGCATTGCCGCGGACATCGTGCCGATGACCGGCGAAAACCGGGTACTGGCCTACCATGGCATCAAACAGGTGAATGAATCCCCCAGCTCCGGCATCAAGGCGCTCATCGACCTCAGCAACCTGAAAGAAAAAATGACCACCTCCAACCTGGTGTTCGTCATCGCTCCCCGCGTGAATGCCGCCGGCAGGATGGATGATGCCCGCAAGGCCGTGAACCTCTTCATTGAAAAGGATGTGGACAAAGCCAAGGCCTTCGCGGAAATGCTGCATGCCGACAATTTCGACCGCAAGGAGATAGATATGACCATCACCCAGGAGGCCGTGGCCATTATACAGAACGATGTGGCGCAGCTGGACCGCAAATCCACCGTGCTTTTTCAGCCGCACTGGCATAAGGGGGTAGTGGGCATCGTAGCTTCCCGGCTGATCGACAAATATTATTACCGCCCTACCGTCATCCTCACTCAGAGCAATGACAAGGTTGCAGGTTCCGCCCGCTCCGTTTCAGGGTTCAATGTATATGAAGCGATCCACCAGTGCAAGGAACTGCTCGAAAATTATGGCGGGCACTTTTACGCGGCGGGGATGACCCTGCTGCCGGAAAACGTCACCGCCTTCCAGGAAAAGTTCGAAGCCGTGGTTGCGGCCACCATCCATCCGGACATGCTGGTGCCCGAGATCGTCATCGACACAGAAATTTCCTTTGCGGACATTACGCCCGCTTTCTACAATATCATGCGGCAATTCGAGCCCCTCGGCCCCGAGAACCTGCGGCCCATATTCCTCGCCCGGAACATCATGGACACCGGGTATTCCAAAATTGTAAAAGACGAACATCTGAAACTCTCGGTGAAACAAAGAGGTTATTCCTTCTCCGGCATCGGGTTCTTCATGGCGGATAAATTCGGGATCGTCGCCAGCAAACAGCCTTTTGATATGGTATTCACCATCGAGGAAAATGAATGGAACGGGAATACCTCGCTCCAGCTGAAAGTGATCGACATCCGGGCAGCTGCGGGAAGCTGAATCGCGGCGGCGGGGCTTCCGGTGCCTTGCCCCTGAGACGCCATTTTACCGCCCGAAGCAGCATCACAGCCGCGCGCAGCAAAACGGCGCGAAATATTCCGCGCCGCAGCATATCATGGTTTCCGTTTTCACGCTTACAGTTTTTGCGCCTTCATCCACTCGAACAAAGCCGGGTCCTTATACGCCTTCGTCCACGCATCATGCCCGCCGGTGGGATGTTCTGTGTATTTCACCAGCGTGCCGCCGCAATCCTGAATGGCCTTTACCATATCCCGGGACAACTGCACGCTCACTGTGGGATCATCGGCATTATGAAACACCCAGACCGGCTTGCTTTTCAGCACACAGGCTTTTGACGGCGTACCGCCCCCGCATACCGGCGCCACAGCCGCAAAGTTCTGCGGCGCATACTGTGCCCAGTCCCAGGCGCCGTAACCGCCCATACTAAGTCCTGTCAGGTAAATGCGGGAAGAATCAACATTGTATTTTTCCAGCACCTCTTTATACAAAATATTCAGACTGGGCGCATCCCACCACCCGTTTTCCCTGCATTGCGGCGCGATCAGCACGAACGGAAAGTCAGGGTCCTGACCCGCGATCCCCGCCAGCCCGGCCCGCTTCACCTGGTTCAGGTCACTGCCCCGCTCACCGATGCCGTGCAGGAAAATGATAACCGGCCATTTCGTGGTTTTCTTTTCGTTATAGGAAGCCGGGATCTGCAGCACGTAATCCGTTACGTCCTTCGGATGGTTCACTTTCTGAAAAGAAACGCCCACCGGCTGCGGGATGAAACCGGTCGTATCGGTATCCTCGCCGGAAGGGAGGGTGTCTGTGCTGTTTCTGGAGCAGGAGACCGCTGCCAGGAGTATGGCCAGCATCCATAAAGAAATGGTTAAGCGCATATGGTTTTGCTATTGTCAGGCAAGGTGCAAGTTCCATACCAAAAAACTGACAACTATCCGAAAAGCCGCCACCAGCTTACGATTATTTATAATCCTTGAAATAGATGCATGTATAACAGCTTGCCTTCATCTGCTTTTCTTCCCGAAAGACCGGTAAATGTCAAACAAAACGAATGGCACGCTCCAGGAAAGCCATATGACCGAAGGTGCGGTCTCCGCAAAGCTTCCAAGCCCCTGCACAAGCGGATGGTACATCAGAAAATTCTGTGCGATGAAGGCTACCGTAACGATGTAGCTCCTTTTTGTCCAATCTTCATGCAGGCGCATCTTCCGCATGCGCACAAAATACCAGGCCAGTCCCGCTGCCGTCACCCAAAGGCCGGCCAGCACATACAGGGAAAGCACATAGGCCCAGCCTTCAGACCAGGCTGTGGTGGACGTAAGATAGAGGGCGCAACTGCCACCGATCAGGATTGCCATAATATACACCTTGCCCATGGCACGGTGCACGTGCAGATACCTGTTCCTGAATTTCGCCCATAACAGCAGAGGGCCGGTGAGCAGGGCTACAGCCCCGCCGGCAATGTGCCCGATGATCAGCCACTTCACGTCCAGGTATTTGCCCAGCGCTTCCGGTGTCAGCGTATAGAATTTTCTGTTCAGCCAGATGAAGTATGCGGAGGCAAGAAACAGGAGCGTTCCTGCCACCAGCTTTACTGTGGATGTAATGCGCGTGTTCATGTTTTTCATGTTTCCTTCTTGTTGTCTACAAAGTTGGAACATTGCTTCCGCACCGGAAATAACCGAAAACCGATTCGGGTACGGAATAATTTTTCGGTATGGGCCGTTCCCGGGCCGTGCCGTATATTTGAATGGAATAAACACGCAGGTTATGTACAAGAGAAAAACACCCGAAGATCTCGAATGCGGTATCACTGTGGCCATGAAAGTATTTGGCGCGAAGTGGAAACCCTGTATCATTGATGCCATCCACCGGGGAATACATCGTCCGAGCAGACTGCACAGGGAGATACCCTCGGCAACGCCCCGTGTGATAGATATGCAGCTGCGGGAACTGGAGGAATCAGGTGTGCTGTTCAGGATCGCTCACCCGGGCGCTTTATTAAAAGTGGAATATTATCTGACCGAATTGGGCAAGTCTATTTTGCCCATTATCGAAAGCCTGGATCAGTGGGGGTATAAGAACAGGCATATTTTGCAGCAAAAGGAAAACGCCGGGACGGAGCATTTTAAAGAAAAATTCCCGCCGGGAGCGGATCATAAAAATCCAGATGCCCGGCAGGAATATATCATGACATGCAGGAAATAAGCTATGCTTTTCCTAACAGTTCTACGCTGCGGTTCACAAAGGCGGTCAGGTCCGCCCCCGTCAGCAGGTTCTGGGAAAGCAGCGCCAGATCGGCCAGGTTGCGTACCAGCTTCTGTTGCTTATCTCCATTCCCCTCCTGGAGGATGTTCAGATAGATCGGATGATTTGCATTTACGGTCATAGTGATCTCATCCGGCATATTGGCGTACCAGCTGGCCGCAGAGCCACCCATCGCCGCCATATCCTTCATGCGGCGCATGAATTCGGAACGTGTTACGATCACCGGCTGCTCCTGCGCATTCAATCCTTTCAACTCCACTTTGATGTTGGGCTGCTGCAATTGCGCACCGAACAGCTCTTTCAGTTTACCTTCCTGCTCTTCGCTCAATACGCTCTGTGTTTGCGCTTCCGCATTGATGAGGTTATCTGCGATATCGGCATCCACGCGAGTGAATTGCACGTTCTCCCATTTTACCTCCATCTGGTTGATGAAAGCCGCGTCCACCATCGTATCCAGCTTCACGACCTTGTACCCTTTGGCCTGTGCGGCCTGTACATAGCTGTCCTGCTGCACGGGATTGGTGGCGTAGAGGATCACCAGTTTATTGTCTTTGTTGGTTTGCAGCGCTGCAGTGGCGGTGCGGTATTCTTCCAGGGTATAAAACGCATTGTCCGCCACGTCTGAGAAGATGTGGAATTTGTTGGCTTTGTCCAGGAACTTGTCGTCCGTCATCATTCCGTATTTCACGAACAGGCCGGTGTGCTCCCATTTTTCTTCGAATGCTTTGCGGTCGTTCCGGAACATTTCATCCAGTTTGTCCGCCACTTTTTTGGTGATGTGGGCGTTGATCTTTTTTACGTTCGGATCGCCCTGGAGGTAACTGCGGCTTACGTTCAACGGAATATCCGGCGAATCGATCACACCATGCAGGAGCATGAGGAATTCCGGTACGATATCTTTCACTTCGTCCGTTACATATACCTGGTTGCTGTACAGGTTGATCTTGTCTTTCTGAATCTCGTAGGACTTGGTGATCTTCGGGAAGTAGAGGATGCCGGTGAGGTTGAACGGATAGTCCACATTCAGGTGTATCCAGAACAGCGGCGGCTCCGCGAAGGGGTACAGCTCCTTGTAAAAGTTCTGATAGTCTTCCGCGTTCAGGTCGCTGGGTTTCTTTACCCAGGCCGGTGTGGTATTGTTGATCTGCTTGTCTTCAAAACGGATGGGCACAGGCAGGAAGCGGCAGAATTTTTCGAGGATGGTGCGGATGCGGTGTTCGTCCAGGAATTCTTCGCTTTCTTCATTGATATGCAATACGATGTCCGTACCGCGTGATGCTTTTTCAGTTTCCTCCAGCTGGTATTCAGGGCTGCCGTCGCATTCCCACCTTACGGCTTTTGCATCAGGGCGCCAGGAGCGGGTGAAGATCTCCACCTGGCTGCTCACCATGAAAGAGGAGTAAAAACCAAGACCGAAATGCCCGATGATATTGGCGCCATCGCCCTGGCCCTTGTATTTCTTGACGAATTCCTCGGCGCCGGAGAACGCTACCTGGTTGATGTATTTGTCCACTTCTTCGGCTGTCATGCCCACGCCCTGGTCTGAAATGGTGATGGTCTTTTTTTCTTTGTCCAGCGTGACGGTAACGTCGATGCTGCCCAGATCGCCCTTGAATTCTCCTACACTGGCCAGTGTTTTCAGCTTCTGCGTGGCGTCCACGGCATTGCTGACCAGTTCACGCAGGAAAATGTCGTGATCGGAGTACAGGAACTTCTTGATAATGGGGAAGATATTTTCTGTTTGTACACGAATGGCACCTTTCTGCATAGTATTATCAGTTTTTAGAACGAGGATCACTTTCAAAGGGTATGCCATCGGAAAGGCTGCTGACAAGATGACGGATTCCGGTGGTTTATCGCGGCTTGTCACAGGGCAACCATCAGACATTTAAAATATCTGTTATTCATTCCGGCGGCATATCTTTCTATAATAAATTAATACTCAATATTTTGCGGTAAATATAGGTTAATGTACCCGCTCCCCCTCCGGAATCTTTGAAAATTTGCTGAAATTCGCGCCAGTAAAGCGAAAGAATCAGAAAAATACCCCTATCTTTGCACTCCAAATTTTATTTTAAATTAAATCACAAACAAGGGAAAATTATGTCAAACTACGAATTGATGGTGATCTTTACCCCTGTGCTTTCTGAGGAAGACTACAAAGCTGCCCAGAAAAAATTCGCTGATCTTGTGAAAGACAATGGCGGCGAAATAGTGCACGAAAATCCCTGGGGTCTAAAATCACTGGCGTACCCTATCCAGAAGAAAAC
This genomic stretch from Chitinophaga sp. XS-30 harbors:
- the recJ gene encoding single-stranded-DNA-specific exonuclease RecJ, coding for MNIGSIFRKQEFMQKRWTVKKYQPREEQLLQAALRIHPLLCRLLVQRGIRKFDEAKQFFRPTLDDLHDPWLMKDMDRAISRLELAFFRQEKILVYGDYDVDGTTAVATVYSFLHSIYNNLEFYVPHRYREGYGVSMQGITYAHEHDFSLIVALDCGIKSVEHIAYARSLGIDFIVCDHHLPDTTLPDAVAILNPKQDDCPYPYKELSGCGIGFKLISALAQKKGIPMTEVYQYLDLVATSIAADIVPMTGENRVLAYHGIKQVNESPSSGIKALIDLSNLKEKMTTSNLVFVIAPRVNAAGRMDDARKAVNLFIEKDVDKAKAFAEMLHADNFDRKEIDMTITQEAVAIIQNDVAQLDRKSTVLFQPHWHKGVVGIVASRLIDKYYYRPTVILTQSNDKVAGSARSVSGFNVYEAIHQCKELLENYGGHFYAAGMTLLPENVTAFQEKFEAVVAATIHPDMLVPEIVIDTEISFADITPAFYNIMRQFEPLGPENLRPIFLARNIMDTGYSKIVKDEHLKLSVKQRGYSFSGIGFFMADKFGIVASKQPFDMVFTIEENEWNGNTSLQLKVIDIRAAAGS
- a CDS encoding DUF2306 domain-containing protein; this encodes MNTRITSTVKLVAGTLLFLASAYFIWLNRKFYTLTPEALGKYLDVKWLIIGHIAGGAVALLTGPLLLWAKFRNRYLHVHRAMGKVYIMAILIGGSCALYLTSTTAWSEGWAYVLSLYVLAGLWVTAAGLAWYFVRMRKMRLHEDWTKRSYIVTVAFIAQNFLMYHPLVQGLGSFAETAPSVIWLSWSVPFVLFDIYRSFGKKSR
- a CDS encoding OmpA family protein → MASKKYLLLAGAMTLLAASPGFAQVKPNYDALDSSKVSARNMEQFNSFRNNQSDYPAKPRNMWELGFHGGYHFIKGDVAALPGFGGGFSLRKALGHTFSIRGEYTGSFDYGLDYQLKPANYANSNAWAATAGNNSGNIVPNYKSATHALSLDMIASLSNILFYKSQPKVNWYVLAGYSILAADVDVDALNGTAAYDYSGINFGGKKKDIRDALKDLNDKDYEQNAPSQGNRIQIGRNDDNQLLRHALNLGTGIAFKVSKRFNIGVEQKVTMPFDDYMDGYNSGVYDASKDIISYTSLRLNFNLGNPNKRVEPLWWVNPMDFAYNELNSPRRMKLPTPVLPDADGDGVTDQFDREPNTPAGAPVDSHGVAKDTDGDGVPDYKDKELITPTYCQPVDADGVGKCPDPECCKNIQTFSCASLVLPSVSFKGSSTRISSDFEAVLGSVANTLRQNPSCNVLVTGHAGAKGKKGGVDLSSRRVDAVIDYLAEKQGIDRGRFIKQNTPGDAGTVDLAPAN
- the htpG gene encoding molecular chaperone HtpG, with translation MQKGAIRVQTENIFPIIKKFLYSDHDIFLRELVSNAVDATQKLKTLASVGEFKGDLGSIDVTVTLDKEKKTITISDQGVGMTAEEVDKYINQVAFSGAEEFVKKYKGQGDGANIIGHFGLGFYSSFMVSSQVEIFTRSWRPDAKAVRWECDGSPEYQLEETEKASRGTDIVLHINEESEEFLDEHRIRTILEKFCRFLPVPIRFEDKQINNTTPAWVKKPSDLNAEDYQNFYKELYPFAEPPLFWIHLNVDYPFNLTGILYFPKITKSYEIQKDKINLYSNQVYVTDEVKDIVPEFLMLLHGVIDSPDIPLNVSRSYLQGDPNVKKINAHITKKVADKLDEMFRNDRKAFEEKWEHTGLFVKYGMMTDDKFLDKANKFHIFSDVADNAFYTLEEYRTATAALQTNKDNKLVILYATNPVQQDSYVQAAQAKGYKVVKLDTMVDAAFINQMEVKWENVQFTRVDADIADNLINAEAQTQSVLSEEQEGKLKELFGAQLQQPNIKVELKGLNAQEQPVIVTRSEFMRRMKDMAAMGGSAASWYANMPDEITMTVNANHPIYLNILQEGNGDKQQKLVRNLADLALLSQNLLTGADLTAFVNRSVELLGKA
- a CDS encoding helix-turn-helix domain-containing protein, which encodes MYKRKTPEDLECGITVAMKVFGAKWKPCIIDAIHRGIHRPSRLHREIPSATPRVIDMQLRELEESGVLFRIAHPGALLKVEYYLTELGKSILPIIESLDQWGYKNRHILQQKENAGTEHFKEKFPPGADHKNPDARQEYIMTCRK
- a CDS encoding polyprenyl synthetase family protein translates to MEEIKQLIGKELQDFEGKFADAVKSDVPLLDRIMHYIVKRKGKQIRPMFVILSARLFNDSINEDTYRAAALVELLHTATLVHDDVVDDSLERRGFFSVNALWKNKIAVLVGDYLLTKGLLLSLNNNDYRTLQILSMAVKEMSEGELLQIEKTRRLDIKEDIYFEIIRRKTASLLASACAAGAWSTSASEDHTEKMRLFGEKVGIAFQIKDDLFDYGAANIGKPTGIDIREKKMTLPLIYTLQHAPREQKRYIINIVRNHNKDKDKVNEVIEMVKESGGIAYTQQKMLEYRDEALTILHQLPGSEVRSGLESLVRFTTDRKF